The following are from one region of the Bactrocera neohumeralis isolate Rockhampton unplaced genomic scaffold, APGP_CSIRO_Bneo_wtdbg2-racon-allhic-juicebox.fasta_v2 ctg370, whole genome shotgun sequence genome:
- the LOC126767046 gene encoding LOW QUALITY PROTEIN: cytoplasmic tRNA 2-thiolation protein 2 (The sequence of the model RefSeq protein was modified relative to this genomic sequence to represent the inferred CDS: deleted 1 base in 1 codon), translating to MCSIGDDDVLDDGISSLMTPQEQIVHYLPKGTCYKCGQDGQLYKIHFREAECKNCFLIFVNHKFRATVGSSKALPRNADILLVFDGSAESVVLLDMLQTAQSGSNFKRLHCYLKVLFIDDYEAYKGTCEINDYKLYIQQVKDLLLSYDNIKCYVTNLRSGIHQKPFDIKDMDLYLNREIKKEKVFSNDINNIQTSTSRNEFIKLYRKNLIASMATILSCKYAFIPTISISIATDLLSAIALGQGNNVAYDVAFKDDRLVNGIKIMRPIKDLSETEVLLYIRARNIKWWDRRDHVINASSSIQRITGSFIRNLQKNYSSTVSTIICTGNKITSNNDRYEEFKEKCCLCNSSIVNSETLSAVRYSRYVSERTSSDFDLDTNFKKFLNLTQNQDQKVCHSCQNIGRDSDINLIKHYL from the exons atgtgtAGTATAGGAGATGACGATGTTCTTGATGATGGCATCAGCAGCCTCATGACACCACAAGAACAAATAGTACACTATTTGCCAAAAGGAACTTGTTATAAATGCGGTCAAGACGGACAATtgtataaaatacattttcgcGAAGCTGAATGTAAGAATTGTTTTCTCATTTTTGTGAACCATAAATTTCGAGCAACAGTTGGATCTTCTAAAGCTCTTCCAAGAAATGCGGATATTCTTTTAGTGTTTGATGGAAGTGCTGAGTCTGTAGTCTTGCTAGATATGTTACAAACGGCGCAATCGGGATCAAATTTTAAGAGACTGCATTGCTACCTCAAAGTTCTATTTATTGATGATTACGAAGCCTACAAAGGCACTTGTGAAATAAATGattataaattgtatatacagCAAGTAAAAGATCTT TTATTAAGCTAcgataatataaaatgttatgTTACTAATTTAAGATCTGGCATACATCAAAAGCCATTTGATATTAAAGATATGGACCTATATTTGAacagagaaattaaaaaagaaaaagtattttccaaCGACATCAATAACATTCAAACGTCAACAAGTCGTAAcgaatttataaaactttatcGAAAGAACTTAATAGCTTCTATGGCTACGATCTTAAGTTGCAAATACGCTTTTATACCTACAATAAGTATAAGTATAGCTACCGATCTGCTCTCAGCCATTGCACTTGGACAGGGAAATAACGTCGCATATGATGTTGCCTTCAAAGATGATCGTTTGGTTAATGGGATCAAAATCATGCGTCCAATTAAAGATCTAAGTGAAACAGAGGTCTTGCTCTATATACGTGCACGAAATATAAAATGGTGGGATAGACGAGATCATGTCATAAATGCTTCAAGCAGTATACAACGAATAACTGGGTCATTTATACGTAATCTACAAAAAAACTACAGCTCCACCGTTTCAACTATAATTTGTACAGGAAATAAAATCACCTCAAATAATGACCGTTATGAAGAATTTAAGGAAAAATGCTGTTTGTGTAATTCTTCAATAGTTAACTCGGAAACTCTTTCAGCTGTTAGGTATTCTCGATATGTGTCTGAAAGAACGTCAAGTGATTTTGATTTAGAcacaaacttcaaaaaattcttgaacTTAACCCAAAACCAAGATCAAAAAGTATGCCACAGTTGTCAAAATATAGGACGGGATAGcgatattaatttaataaagcattatttataa